A window from Rhizobium leguminosarum bv. trifolii WSM1325 encodes these proteins:
- a CDS encoding outer membrane adhesin like protein (KEGG: ret:RHE_CH01372 hypothetical protein~TIGRFAM: outer membrane adhesin like protein~PFAM: Ig family protein~SMART: Dystroglycan-type cadherin domain protein): protein MYRNARRWTSRSLLLDSLVPRWLTVGGKGRPGKPADKREDSAQLATSVQTADGNKHDGTLVDNPYNNAALNEHDVGPSGGVIGDAEGGVDINHLALPLPALPDAFTANRETGVRSGDTAASRLFAHTPGFASFERDAHGVAFGAQSSLYRTYAGMSLIGDDPLAPYLSQSSSPIVSGQGSAAVTGERAHSGNVVILESSPSAQATAQHDGVNSLAFGMPFGVCGCGYFTSPTRILDWAHGGAVLQQDGQLPGTRLTEGPDFVSTIKRAIGASISDPLLDRNLSPLSGWRGTATWTDSPILNGSLPGGGEIGTGTATSKGIGTLSGSVTTPPSTQRSLTTQNLAAAAAASNLIVLENQKQGNPESEWGIDGAGSSNIEGFATDISVDNGKTISFKINTNSTNYRIDIYRLGYYGGMGARKVDTIQHTGLQNQPNPLRNATTGTVDAGNWAVSASWTAPEDAVSGVYIAKLVRQDGTSGENHIPFIVRDDDSHSDIVFQTADQTWQAYNGWGGANLYGGNGPATGQGAGRAYAVSYNRPIATRGGVGTFAGPQDYLFGAEYAGIYWLEQNGYDVSYLSGVDADRYGSLLLNHKTYVDAGHDEYWSGQQRTNVEAARDAGVNLMFWSGNEVYWRTRWGNAYSADGTPYRTLITYKETFSPGASIDPSNEWTGTFRDPRLSPPAVGGGNPENSLTGQLFKVDDVGSNLAAITVGYDDANLRFWRNTSVANLQPGQTATLTKNYLGYEWDEAVDNGFDPAGLVKLSSTTLPVSTYLLDYGNTTGNATSTHNLTLYRAPSGALVFGAGTVYWTWGLSDNHDNQATPTDPRVQQAMVNLLADMGIQPGTLQSGLVATTGSTDHVAPTSVITVPATVAVGSNVTITGTAADTGGGVVASVEVSTDNGASWHPATGDENWTYSWSPQVAGSYTIRSRAVDDNINLETPSAGRTVTVSGPSYTSLFGSATPAVVNTDDTSAVELGVKFQTSVAGTVTGIRFYKGSQDTGTHTGSLWSSTGTRLATLTFTNETASGWQIAYFTSPVALTAGQTYTASYHTNTGHYSTTADYFISNVTSGPLTAPASGNGVYTYGSASLFPTGTFQSTNYWVDVMFSTSGSNTTPTAVADAGDATEKGGVGNGSGGVVASGNVLTNDTDTDAGDTKTVTAIRFGATTGTLGSALNGTYGSLVLSASGVYSYAVNETNAAVQALRQSTNTLSDVFSYTMRDTAGATATASLTVTIHGANDAPVLAVQTASQNATVGSAFSFTLPTTTFTDVDSGETLAYAATSADGTALPGWLSFNASTRTFSGTATTSGTYGVRVTTTDLGGLTATETFNIAVSTSGNTTPTAVADAGDATEKGGVGNGSGGVVASGNVLTNDTDADAGDTKAVTAVGFGATSGTLGSALNGAYGSLVLSASGVYSYAVNETNAAVQALRQSTNTLSEVFSYTMRDTAGATATANLTVTIHGANDAPVLAVQTAAQNASVGTAFSFVLPTTTFTDVDSGETLTYTATAADGTALPAWLAFNATTRTFSGTPTTSGTYGVRVTATDLGGLAANETFNITATVAPATYSLFNASSTPAQTNLNDGQQLEVGVKFQSNVIGDVTAIKFYRNANDNGQNVVDLWTTTGTKLATATFTNTTASGWQTVNFTTPVTIAANTTYIASYHTTGAYVATDGFFANGVSNGPLSALSSAAAGGNGVYAYGGSATTGLFPTSTFDSANYYADVVFRPQLAA, encoded by the coding sequence ATGTATCGCAACGCTCGCCGGTGGACATCACGCTCACTCCTGCTGGATTCGTTGGTTCCCCGATGGCTGACCGTCGGCGGAAAGGGAAGGCCTGGCAAGCCTGCCGATAAGCGCGAGGATAGTGCTCAACTTGCGACATCCGTGCAGACGGCCGATGGAAACAAGCATGATGGTACGCTTGTCGACAATCCCTACAACAACGCGGCGCTCAACGAGCACGATGTTGGTCCGAGTGGGGGCGTGATTGGCGACGCGGAAGGTGGGGTGGATATCAACCACCTAGCGCTGCCCTTGCCTGCCCTGCCTGACGCTTTCACAGCAAATCGCGAGACAGGGGTTCGAAGCGGGGACACTGCCGCGTCTCGGTTGTTCGCCCACACGCCTGGTTTTGCAAGTTTCGAGCGGGACGCGCACGGTGTCGCATTCGGGGCTCAATCGTCCCTTTATCGCACCTACGCTGGAATGAGCCTCATAGGCGACGATCCTTTGGCTCCGTATCTGTCGCAAAGCTCTTCACCGATAGTTTCGGGACAGGGTTCTGCCGCGGTGACGGGCGAGCGTGCGCACTCGGGCAACGTCGTCATCCTCGAATCGAGCCCGTCAGCGCAGGCGACCGCGCAGCATGATGGAGTTAACTCGCTGGCTTTTGGCATGCCCTTTGGTGTGTGCGGATGCGGTTATTTTACCTCTCCTACGCGGATTCTCGATTGGGCCCATGGCGGCGCCGTGCTCCAACAGGACGGTCAATTACCGGGAACCAGGCTGACCGAGGGGCCGGACTTTGTATCGACGATCAAGCGGGCCATCGGCGCCTCGATCAGCGACCCGCTTCTCGATCGTAACCTTTCCCCTCTCTCGGGCTGGCGCGGGACCGCAACATGGACGGATTCGCCGATCTTGAACGGATCGTTGCCAGGCGGCGGAGAAATCGGAACGGGCACCGCCACATCCAAGGGTATCGGCACTCTTTCCGGCTCGGTGACGACGCCACCTTCAACGCAGCGGTCGTTGACGACGCAAAATCTGGCGGCCGCGGCTGCGGCAAGCAACCTGATCGTGCTGGAAAATCAGAAGCAGGGTAACCCAGAGAGCGAGTGGGGCATCGACGGTGCCGGTAGCTCCAACATCGAGGGATTTGCGACCGACATCAGCGTCGACAATGGCAAGACGATCAGCTTCAAGATCAATACGAATTCCACCAACTATCGGATCGATATATACCGGCTCGGCTATTATGGCGGCATGGGCGCGCGCAAGGTCGACACCATTCAGCATACCGGATTGCAGAATCAACCTAATCCGTTGCGCAATGCGACGACCGGCACGGTCGATGCCGGCAATTGGGCCGTGTCGGCCTCGTGGACCGCACCCGAGGACGCCGTATCAGGCGTCTATATCGCCAAGCTCGTGCGTCAGGATGGCACCTCCGGCGAAAATCACATCCCGTTCATCGTGCGCGACGACGACAGCCACAGCGACATCGTCTTTCAGACGGCAGACCAGACCTGGCAAGCTTACAACGGTTGGGGTGGCGCAAACCTCTATGGCGGCAACGGTCCGGCGACGGGGCAGGGTGCGGGTCGCGCCTATGCGGTCAGCTACAACAGACCGATCGCGACCCGCGGCGGGGTTGGCACTTTTGCCGGTCCGCAGGATTATCTGTTCGGCGCCGAATATGCGGGCATCTACTGGCTGGAACAGAACGGCTATGACGTCTCCTACCTGTCGGGTGTCGACGCCGACCGCTATGGCAGCCTGTTGCTCAATCACAAGACCTATGTTGATGCTGGGCATGACGAATACTGGTCTGGTCAGCAGCGGACCAATGTCGAAGCAGCGCGCGATGCGGGCGTCAACCTGATGTTCTGGAGCGGTAACGAGGTCTATTGGCGCACCCGTTGGGGCAATGCCTATAGCGCCGACGGCACGCCCTATCGCACTCTGATCACCTATAAGGAGACATTTTCGCCCGGCGCGAGCATCGACCCTTCGAACGAATGGACAGGCACATTCCGTGATCCGCGCCTCAGCCCACCCGCCGTCGGCGGTGGAAACCCGGAAAACTCACTGACCGGACAGTTGTTCAAGGTCGATGATGTCGGCAGCAATCTCGCCGCCATCACGGTCGGATATGACGACGCCAACCTGCGCTTCTGGCGCAATACGAGTGTTGCCAATCTTCAGCCTGGCCAGACCGCAACGCTCACCAAAAACTATCTTGGTTACGAATGGGACGAAGCGGTCGATAACGGCTTCGATCCGGCTGGCCTTGTCAAGCTGTCGTCGACGACGCTTCCGGTCAGCACCTACTTGCTTGACTACGGAAATACCACCGGCAATGCGACGTCGACCCACAATTTGACGCTCTATCGTGCGCCGAGCGGTGCACTGGTGTTCGGCGCCGGTACCGTGTACTGGACATGGGGCCTGAGCGACAATCACGACAACCAGGCGACTCCGACCGATCCCCGCGTACAGCAGGCAATGGTCAATCTGCTTGCCGATATGGGCATTCAGCCTGGGACGCTGCAATCCGGGCTTGTCGCTACAACCGGTTCCACGGACCATGTTGCACCGACCTCCGTCATCACGGTGCCCGCGACGGTGGCCGTCGGATCCAACGTGACGATTACGGGCACTGCTGCCGACACGGGCGGCGGGGTGGTCGCCAGCGTGGAGGTTTCGACCGACAACGGCGCGAGCTGGCATCCAGCGACAGGCGATGAGAACTGGACCTATAGCTGGTCGCCGCAGGTCGCCGGTAGCTACACGATCCGGTCCCGCGCCGTCGACGACAACATCAACCTTGAAACACCCTCCGCCGGGCGAACGGTCACCGTCAGCGGACCGAGTTACACGTCTCTGTTCGGTTCGGCGACGCCAGCGGTCGTCAACACCGACGATACCTCAGCCGTTGAACTCGGGGTCAAATTCCAGACCTCTGTGGCAGGGACCGTCACCGGGATTCGCTTCTACAAGGGCAGCCAGGATACGGGCACGCACACCGGTTCTTTATGGTCGAGCACCGGTACGCGGCTTGCGACCCTCACCTTCACCAACGAGACCGCCAGCGGCTGGCAGATCGCCTATTTCACCAGTCCGGTGGCGCTGACGGCCGGACAAACCTATACAGCGTCTTACCACACGAATACCGGTCACTATTCGACAACCGCCGACTACTTCATCTCCAATGTGACGAGTGGGCCTCTGACGGCGCCGGCCAGCGGCAACGGCGTATACACCTATGGCAGCGCCAGCCTCTTCCCCACAGGCACATTCCAGTCGACGAACTATTGGGTCGATGTGATGTTTAGCACGTCGGGATCGAACACGACGCCGACGGCAGTTGCCGATGCGGGGGATGCGACCGAGAAGGGTGGCGTGGGCAACGGTTCGGGTGGTGTGGTTGCCAGCGGCAATGTGCTGACCAACGATACCGATACGGATGCCGGTGACACCAAGACGGTGACGGCGATCCGCTTCGGCGCCACAACCGGCACGCTCGGTTCGGCACTGAACGGCACCTATGGCAGTCTCGTGCTCAGCGCATCGGGCGTCTATAGCTATGCCGTCAACGAGACCAATGCCGCCGTGCAGGCATTGCGGCAGTCGACCAACACGCTGAGCGATGTCTTCAGCTATACGATGCGTGACACGGCCGGCGCCACCGCCACGGCCAGCCTCACCGTCACCATCCATGGCGCCAACGACGCGCCGGTGCTGGCGGTCCAGACGGCTAGCCAGAACGCCACCGTCGGCTCTGCCTTCTCGTTCACGCTGCCGACGACGACCTTCACCGATGTCGACAGCGGCGAGACGCTGGCCTATGCGGCAACGTCCGCCGACGGCACGGCGCTGCCTGGCTGGCTGAGCTTCAATGCCTCGACGAGGACCTTCTCCGGAACGGCGACGACATCAGGTACCTATGGCGTCAGGGTCACGACGACCGACCTTGGCGGCCTCACCGCCACTGAGACCTTCAACATCGCCGTGTCGACATCAGGCAACACGACGCCGACGGCGGTTGCCGATGCCGGGGATGCGACCGAGAAGGGTGGCGTGGGCAACGGTTCGGGCGGCGTTGTTGCCAGCGGCAACGTGCTGACCAACGACACCGATGCGGATGCCGGTGACACCAAGGCGGTGACCGCAGTCGGCTTCGGCGCGACATCAGGCACGCTCGGTTCGGCGCTGAACGGCGCCTATGGCAGTCTCGTGCTCAGTGCATCGGGCGTCTATAGTTATGCCGTCAACGAGACCAATGCCGCCGTGCAGGCATTGCGGCAGTCGACCAACACGCTGAGCGAAGTCTTCAGCTACACGATGCGCGACACTGCCGGCGCCACCGCCACGGCCAACCTGACCGTCACCATCCATGGCGCCAATGACGCGCCGGTGCTGGCTGTTCAGACGGCTGCCCAGAACGCCAGCGTCGGCACAGCCTTCTCCTTTGTCCTGCCGACAACGACCTTCACCGATGTCGACAGCGGTGAAACGCTGACCTACACGGCAACGGCTGCCGACGGCACGGCACTGCCTGCCTGGCTCGCCTTCAACGCCACGACGCGGACCTTCAGCGGCACACCGACGACATCCGGCACCTATGGCGTCAGGGTGACGGCAACCGACCTCGGCGGCCTTGCCGCCAACGAGACCTTCAATATCACTGCGACAGTGGCGCCTGCGACCTACAGCCTGTTCAACGCCTCCAGCACACCGGCCCAGACCAACCTCAACGACGGTCAGCAGCTCGAGGTCGGCGTCAAGTTCCAGTCGAACGTTATCGGTGATGTCACCGCCATCAAGTTCTACCGCAACGCCAACGACAACGGACAGAACGTCGTCGATCTGTGGACCACGACCGGCACCAAGCTTGCCACCGCCACCTTCACCAACACCACGGCGAGCGGCTGGCAGACGGTGAACTTCACAACGCCCGTCACCATCGCCGCCAACACCACCTATATCGCCTCCTACCACACCACCGGTGCATACGTGGCTACCGATGGCTTCTTCGCCAACGGCGTCAGCAACGGTCCGCTGTCGGCGCTATCCAGCGCTGCGGCTGGCGGCAATGGCGTCTATGCCTACGGCGGATCTGCCACCACAGGTCTCTTCCCGACCAGCACCTTTGACTCGGCAAACTATTATGCCGATGTGGTCTTCCGGCCGCAGCTTGCAGCTTGA
- a CDS encoding polysaccharide export protein (PFAM: polysaccharide export protein~KEGG: ret:RHE_CH01370 exopolysaccharide biosynthesis protein): MKLSYRVLNVFFPATLVISTLVFLAGTVPPALANDAAFAPQTKIRLTIVQWMQSKGQYERWDALGGEYTVSDEGAVFLPFLGSVSVGNLDNTSLTTEIAKRLQEKIGLVQPPAVTIEILEYPPIYVVGDVTTPGEYKFRSGLTVLQSLAMSGGPFRATSQQQSQTIKLAGELREIDHSLLRSTAKLARLQAEMIGAKEISFDQTVGVDQRYAAGIYNEERVIFQARANALDRQSKALTELRDLLNSEVGMLGEKVQGSEDNIKSIEEQLTSVKTLVSKGLTLSSRQLDLERLLTTYRSDRLDLVTAIMRGRQAISETTRNLEGLYDTRRSEVASELQSEQASLDQFKLKREMTQKLLLDDLAAGGSTTTDEALPLTFTVSRRSEGQIRQFQASETTALIPGDVVRVVRTPIADPVSQAAPADLSRETETHASQASQ, from the coding sequence ATGAAGCTATCGTATCGCGTTCTCAACGTGTTTTTTCCGGCGACACTTGTCATCAGTACACTGGTCTTTCTTGCCGGAACTGTACCGCCGGCTCTCGCCAATGACGCTGCTTTTGCTCCGCAAACGAAAATCCGTCTGACGATTGTCCAATGGATGCAGTCCAAAGGCCAATATGAAAGATGGGATGCGCTTGGCGGCGAATACACCGTCTCGGATGAAGGCGCTGTCTTTCTGCCCTTTCTTGGATCCGTTTCCGTCGGCAATCTCGATAACACCAGCCTCACAACCGAGATTGCCAAGCGTTTGCAAGAAAAAATCGGATTGGTTCAGCCACCCGCCGTCACCATCGAAATTCTTGAATACCCGCCAATCTATGTCGTCGGAGACGTAACCACGCCTGGGGAGTACAAATTCCGTTCCGGACTTACCGTCCTGCAATCCCTGGCAATGAGCGGTGGCCCATTCCGCGCCACAAGTCAGCAGCAATCGCAGACGATCAAACTCGCAGGCGAATTGCGGGAAATCGACCACTCGCTGCTGCGCAGCACTGCCAAATTAGCACGGCTCCAAGCAGAGATGATCGGGGCAAAGGAGATCTCGTTCGATCAGACGGTCGGCGTCGATCAGCGATACGCTGCGGGAATATACAACGAGGAACGGGTTATTTTTCAGGCTCGTGCAAATGCGCTGGACAGGCAGTCGAAGGCGCTCACGGAATTGCGTGATCTTTTGAACAGTGAAGTCGGCATGCTGGGCGAGAAGGTGCAGGGCTCGGAGGACAATATCAAATCTATCGAGGAGCAGCTGACCAGCGTCAAAACGCTGGTTTCGAAAGGCCTCACACTCTCGTCGCGTCAATTGGATCTGGAACGGTTGCTCACCACCTACCGCTCCGATCGGCTCGACCTTGTCACCGCCATCATGCGGGGCCGTCAGGCGATCAGTGAGACAACGCGAAATCTTGAGGGGCTTTATGACACGCGGCGAAGCGAAGTCGCTTCCGAATTGCAGTCGGAACAGGCAAGCCTCGATCAGTTCAAATTGAAGCGCGAGATGACGCAAAAACTGCTTCTCGATGACCTTGCGGCAGGAGGCTCGACTACCACCGACGAGGCGCTCCCGCTGACGTTTACGGTGAGCCGGCGAAGCGAAGGGCAAATCAGGCAGTTCCAGGCCTCCGAAACAACGGCGCTGATCCCGGGTGATGTTGTGAGGGTCGTTCGAACCCCAATTGCCGATCCGGTGTCTCAGGCCGCGCCCGCCGACCTGTCGCGTGAAACTGAGACACACGCCAGTCAGGCAAGCCAGTGA